Proteins encoded in a region of the Teredinibacter purpureus genome:
- the hemG gene encoding menaquinone-dependent protoporphyrinogen IX dehydrogenase — MAKILIVYSTTDGHTLEICQRLKEKIELQANQVALFSVADEAVLDVKQFDKIVVGASIRYGKHSPKIYEFIKNNEKVLDSKPNAFFTVNLVARKPERNSPETNPYLKIFLNKINWKPKGLAVFAGKVDYPKYRFWDRLMIRSIMWITKGPTDPAVIVEFTDWNKVENFAQWINDM; from the coding sequence ATGGCTAAGATCTTAATTGTTTACTCAACAACCGATGGTCATACGCTGGAAATTTGTCAGCGATTAAAGGAAAAAATCGAGCTACAGGCCAACCAAGTGGCGTTGTTTTCTGTTGCTGACGAAGCCGTTTTAGATGTTAAACAATTTGACAAGATTGTTGTCGGTGCGAGTATCCGATATGGAAAACATAGCCCGAAAATCTATGAGTTTATAAAAAACAATGAGAAGGTTTTGGATAGTAAACCAAATGCCTTTTTTACGGTTAATCTTGTTGCCCGAAAACCAGAGAGAAATTCCCCGGAAACGAATCCGTATTTAAAAATATTTCTTAATAAAATAAATTGGAAACCTAAAGGCCTGGCCGTTTTTGCCGGTAAAGTTGACTATCCAAAATATCGTTTTTGGGATCGTTTAATGATCCGCTCTATCATGTGGATAACCAAAGGGCCTACTGATCCTGCCGTTATTGTTGAATTTACAGATTGGAATAAAGTCGAGAATTTTGCCCAGTGGATTAACGATATGTAG
- the rho gene encoding transcription termination factor Rho codes for MKKKTLRLKVKRNNAPEQVSEAVSDESQNDPQKRFLNGVAIHPSPCIRLELGSPEPTTRAIDLISPIGMGQRALLVAPPGSGKTTILKYICQAVGKAYPEIKLYALLIDERPEEVTDFKRSVPAEVHASSSDESYGQHVGVANNLLRRATEQAGEGHNVMIVIDSLTRLARVHNTERKGSGRTMSGGLDARAMEIPRKMFGAARNIENGGSLTIMATILVDTGSQMDQVIFEEFKGTGNMEIVLSRKIANQRIFPALDIAKSSTRREELLLEAKDIENIRVLRRALSGLKPEEGATKLVELLKKYPSNTELLSHFAPKG; via the coding sequence ATGAAGAAAAAAACATTACGCTTGAAAGTGAAAAGGAACAACGCGCCTGAGCAAGTCAGTGAGGCGGTGAGTGACGAATCCCAAAATGACCCACAGAAACGCTTTTTAAATGGCGTCGCTATCCATCCGTCTCCGTGCATTCGGCTTGAATTAGGCTCTCCGGAGCCGACTACGCGCGCGATAGATTTGATCTCGCCAATCGGCATGGGTCAGCGAGCTTTGCTTGTTGCTCCTCCAGGCTCTGGGAAAACCACTATTTTAAAATATATTTGTCAGGCGGTCGGTAAGGCATACCCAGAGATAAAGCTGTACGCTTTACTGATTGACGAGCGACCCGAAGAAGTGACTGACTTTAAGCGCAGTGTGCCTGCAGAAGTACATGCCTCGTCCTCAGATGAAAGCTATGGGCAGCATGTCGGTGTGGCCAATAATCTTCTTCGTCGCGCCACTGAGCAAGCGGGTGAGGGTCACAACGTTATGATTGTGATTGATTCTCTTACACGGCTAGCACGAGTACATAATACAGAGCGAAAGGGCAGTGGCCGCACTATGTCGGGTGGGCTTGACGCTAGGGCCATGGAAATACCACGAAAAATGTTTGGCGCCGCTAGAAATATTGAAAATGGTGGGTCGCTTACTATTATGGCGACCATTCTCGTCGATACCGGAAGCCAGATGGATCAGGTGATCTTTGAGGAATTTAAGGGTACAGGTAATATGGAAATTGTTTTGTCGCGGAAGATTGCCAATCAGCGTATTTTCCCGGCATTGGATATCGCTAAAAGCAGCACGCGCCGTGAAGAGCTTCTTCTTGAAGCCAAAGACATTGAAAATATAAGGGTTTTGCGAAGAGCACTTTCAGGCCTTAAACCCGAAGAGGGCGCCACTAAATTAGTTGAATTACTCAAGAAGTACCCTTCAAATACTGAGCTGTTGAGCCATTTTGCCCCCAAAGGATAG
- a CDS encoding DUF6880 family protein, whose product MSMDKQLNKLKKAALVDLIGDLYGIDDEIDAMIDRKISVTQNSETQTSSSALNNTVKSQLKRIKKERTFIDCNRSGQFSDHLDRLLVDIDTVLRKQNLKQALQATEEFLWLSESVFERSDDSNGDIGGVFMVAVEQWLDIAAELRSELNDSEKWVEKILTFFNQNDYGCFDNILCNSRQVLAEAELRQLAWRFENEARKALKNSNNTNIYNHEAAHACIGLGSVAEALGDIELFEKATLITSPNPNILEIEEIVTFILSIGDFTRAEYWLAQPQWECDPPRYRRLRNKLLEIKGDKKALKVFLRDDFAAEPSETTLAPYWHLATQTEQKHIRQRVTQFSEGAKNLPDVIAMLLVVDNLKQAEALILTRTSELETLHYGKLLAWLKQFDSAGKTLACVVCYRCLLNDVLNRGYTKAYHHGARYFHQLLKLDKKIATYKTLDNAQSFIQKLQTQHWRKRSFWIEANYPNKE is encoded by the coding sequence ATGAGTATGGATAAACAATTAAATAAATTAAAAAAAGCCGCGTTAGTGGACCTCATTGGCGACCTCTATGGTATTGATGATGAAATAGACGCGATGATAGACCGAAAAATATCGGTTACCCAAAATTCTGAGACACAAACCTCAAGTAGCGCTCTTAATAACACCGTAAAAAGTCAGTTAAAACGCATTAAAAAAGAGCGAACATTTATTGACTGCAACCGTAGCGGCCAATTTTCTGATCACCTAGACAGACTTTTAGTCGACATCGACACCGTATTGCGCAAACAAAACCTTAAGCAAGCCCTACAAGCTACAGAGGAATTTTTGTGGCTTAGTGAATCTGTATTCGAGCGCTCAGATGACTCCAACGGAGATATCGGCGGTGTGTTTATGGTGGCCGTTGAGCAGTGGTTAGATATCGCCGCAGAGCTGCGTAGCGAACTCAATGACAGCGAAAAATGGGTAGAAAAAATTCTGACATTCTTTAATCAAAATGACTACGGCTGTTTCGATAATATTCTTTGCAACAGTCGTCAAGTTTTGGCCGAAGCAGAGCTACGACAGCTAGCATGGCGGTTCGAAAACGAGGCGCGAAAAGCGCTAAAAAATAGCAATAATACCAATATCTACAATCACGAAGCCGCTCACGCGTGTATTGGTCTTGGCTCGGTTGCAGAAGCTTTGGGTGATATAGAGCTGTTTGAAAAAGCCACGTTAATCACTAGCCCTAACCCAAATATATTGGAAATAGAAGAAATTGTTACGTTTATTTTATCTATTGGTGATTTTACACGCGCCGAATATTGGTTGGCTCAACCGCAATGGGAATGTGATCCGCCACGTTATCGGCGCCTGCGCAACAAACTACTTGAAATTAAGGGCGACAAAAAAGCACTAAAAGTTTTTTTGAGAGATGATTTTGCAGCCGAGCCCAGTGAGACGACCTTAGCGCCTTACTGGCACCTTGCAACCCAAACAGAGCAAAAGCACATTCGCCAACGTGTTACTCAATTCAGCGAAGGCGCCAAAAATCTTCCCGACGTCATCGCCATGTTGCTGGTTGTGGACAATCTAAAACAGGCCGAAGCGCTAATACTCACGCGCACAAGCGAGCTTGAAACCCTTCACTACGGTAAGCTATTGGCTTGGCTAAAACAGTTCGATTCAGCAGGAAAAACACTCGCCTGTGTGGTGTGTTACCGCTGCTTGTTAAACGATGTGCTCAATCGGGGTTACACCAAAGCCTACCATCACGGCGCACGTTATTTTCACCAACTATTAAAGCTGGATAAAAAAATAGCCACGTATAAAACCTTAGACAATGCACAAAGCTTTATACAAAAGCTGCAAACGCAGCACTGGCGTAAGCGTTCTTTTTGGATCGAGGCCAATTACCCCAACAAGGAGTAG
- a CDS encoding adenylate/guanylate cyclase domain-containing protein: MAGPTYQVSEKLAAEFSLRQNDIRTLICFAAAGTLMVTWSWPNIPQIDGLFTLGILIYTAGTYLLLRKRVYDNNRGKLFHNVMTLDAAVIGFVLGLSNFSILPSILFITMIQFNGLINGGAKKWVVDNIAFIAGVCSTFLVREPNWTLSNNMAVSIVSLIGIFTYFCAYALFVHTRFRKLDLHTKQLVNEQTLYKLRTYKLARYLTPTVWRAINEGREQALASERKRVTVFFSDIRGFSSLTEELEAETLTDLLNTYLTEMVTIATKHRGTIDKFMGDAIMVIFGDTQSEGLKKDCIRCLAMAIAMRKKMKELQTRWYNQGIKKPLQIRMGINTGYCTVGSFGTTQYMDYTVLGTHVNLASRLESAADAGEILISHETWSLVKDVIMCQDKGEISAKGFSHPIKVYQVVDFRKVLGRHQSYFEENAEGFSMHMDLEKIKNYDKNKVVDALEIAAERLRDKIIK; encoded by the coding sequence ATGGCCGGCCCTACTTACCAGGTCTCCGAAAAACTCGCAGCAGAATTCTCTCTTCGCCAGAATGATATTCGGACACTTATATGCTTTGCTGCAGCCGGCACCCTTATGGTGACGTGGAGCTGGCCTAACATCCCTCAAATTGACGGCCTCTTTACACTCGGCATCCTTATCTATACGGCCGGCACCTATTTGTTACTGCGCAAACGCGTCTATGACAACAATCGAGGCAAACTTTTTCATAATGTTATGACGCTAGATGCGGCCGTAATTGGTTTTGTTCTAGGGCTATCCAACTTTAGTATTTTACCGTCAATACTGTTTATCACCATGATTCAATTTAACGGGCTAATTAACGGTGGAGCAAAAAAATGGGTGGTCGATAACATCGCATTTATCGCAGGCGTGTGTAGTACTTTTTTAGTGAGAGAGCCAAACTGGACGCTATCGAATAACATGGCCGTCAGTATTGTGAGCTTAATCGGCATTTTTACCTATTTTTGTGCCTACGCCCTATTTGTCCATACTCGTTTTCGCAAGCTCGATCTCCATACAAAGCAACTGGTTAACGAGCAAACACTTTATAAATTGCGCACGTATAAGTTAGCACGCTACCTAACACCAACTGTTTGGCGTGCTATTAACGAAGGCCGCGAACAAGCACTTGCCTCAGAACGCAAACGAGTAACGGTATTCTTTTCCGATATTCGAGGTTTTAGCTCACTCACAGAAGAGCTAGAAGCCGAAACCCTTACCGACCTGCTGAACACTTATCTTACCGAAATGGTCACCATAGCCACCAAACACCGAGGCACTATTGATAAATTTATGGGTGATGCCATTATGGTTATTTTTGGTGATACACAAAGCGAAGGCTTAAAAAAGGATTGTATTCGCTGCCTGGCTATGGCTATCGCCATGCGCAAAAAAATGAAGGAACTTCAAACACGCTGGTACAACCAAGGGATTAAAAAACCACTACAAATTCGTATGGGCATCAATACGGGCTATTGTACGGTTGGATCATTTGGCACAACACAATACATGGACTACACCGTACTAGGCACGCACGTGAACCTTGCAAGCCGATTAGAGTCGGCGGCAGACGCCGGTGAAATACTGATTTCCCACGAAACGTGGTCCTTGGTGAAAGATGTGATTATGTGTCAAGACAAGGGCGAAATATCAGCAAAAGGCTTTAGTCACCCAATAAAGGTTTATCAGGTGGTTGACTTTCGAAAAGTTCTTGGCAGGCACCAAAGTTATTTCGAAGAAAATGCCGAAGGTTTTTCCATGCATATGGATTTAGAGAAAATCAAAAACTACGATAAAAATAAAGTTGTCGATGCCCTAGAAATTGCAGCGGAGCGTCTTCGCGATAAAATTATTAAATAA
- a CDS encoding RNA methyltransferase, with product MKNSYACIGLFNPKSPENVGSVMRAAGCYGVSSVLYTGKRYDCAKPFYTDTQKIYETLPLIGVQELEDSVPLGCVPVAVELIEGAKSLTTYKHPARAFYIFGPEDGTLKKEITDFCEDIVYIPTKGCMNLAATVNVVLYDRLAKGDNFSHHQNVLKIKKKSDKVRAE from the coding sequence ATGAAAAATAGTTATGCCTGTATTGGCCTGTTCAATCCTAAATCTCCTGAGAACGTTGGCTCCGTAATGCGCGCCGCTGGCTGCTATGGCGTTAGCTCCGTTCTTTATACCGGCAAGCGTTACGACTGCGCTAAACCGTTTTACACCGATACCCAAAAAATCTATGAAACGCTGCCTCTCATTGGCGTTCAAGAACTAGAAGACTCTGTTCCGTTAGGCTGTGTCCCGGTAGCCGTTGAGCTGATCGAAGGCGCGAAGTCACTGACGACCTACAAACATCCAGCCAGAGCTTTTTATATCTTTGGCCCTGAAGACGGCACCCTAAAGAAAGAAATTACCGATTTTTGCGAGGACATTGTTTACATTCCAACTAAAGGTTGTATGAATTTAGCCGCCACCGTAAATGTAGTGCTGTACGACCGCCTCGCCAAGGGAGACAACTTCTCTCACCATCAAAACGTGTTAAAAATTAAGAAAAAATCAGATAAAGTTAGAGCGGAATGA
- a CDS encoding PA4780 family RIO1-like protein kinase has translation MKIPKRLKPLVEDGLVDDVLFQLMSGKEAQVFVVRCGEHIRCAKVYKESNKRSFKQAVQYQEGRSVRNSRRARAMAKGTRFGQKEQENAWLTAEVDALYRLAAAGVRVPQPHGFVDGVLLMDLVQDADGDPAPRLDDVTFTPELARDYHSRMMVEIVRMLCAGLVHGDLSEFNVLVDAQGPVVIDLPQAVNAAGNNNAQMMLARDVKNMTEYFGRYDPTLLITHFAEEIWELYEHGNLQPDSKLTGEFSEADVDTDIATMMRIIEFAKQEEDERIERERAARDGEF, from the coding sequence ATGAAAATACCCAAGCGATTAAAGCCATTGGTGGAAGATGGCCTAGTAGATGATGTACTGTTTCAGTTAATGAGTGGTAAGGAAGCGCAAGTATTTGTGGTGCGTTGTGGCGAGCATATTCGCTGTGCCAAAGTGTACAAAGAATCAAATAAGCGCAGTTTTAAGCAGGCTGTGCAGTACCAAGAAGGGCGAAGTGTACGCAATTCTCGCCGCGCGCGGGCCATGGCAAAAGGAACGCGCTTTGGCCAGAAGGAGCAAGAAAATGCATGGCTAACGGCCGAGGTAGATGCGCTCTACCGTCTAGCCGCAGCTGGCGTGCGGGTACCCCAGCCCCACGGTTTTGTAGATGGCGTATTGCTCATGGATTTAGTGCAAGACGCAGACGGCGACCCCGCCCCCCGTCTAGACGACGTAACCTTTACCCCCGAACTTGCCCGCGACTATCACAGCCGAATGATGGTCGAAATTGTGCGTATGTTATGTGCGGGCCTTGTGCACGGAGATTTGTCGGAATTTAACGTATTGGTAGACGCACAGGGGCCGGTAGTGATCGATTTACCCCAAGCCGTGAACGCCGCTGGCAATAACAATGCGCAAATGATGTTAGCGCGCGATGTTAAAAATATGACCGAGTATTTTGGCCGTTACGATCCTACCTTGCTTATTACGCATTTTGCCGAAGAGATATGGGAGCTCTACGAACACGGCAACCTACAACCTGATAGCAAATTGACAGGTGAGTTTTCCGAAGCTGATGTCGATACGGATATTGCCACCATGATGCGCATCATTGAGTTTGCTAAGCAGGAAGAAGATGAGCGAATAGAACGAGAGCGAGCTGCACGGGATGGCGAGTTCTAG